tagtaaaaaaatGAATGGAATAATCACATTTTGTAGCATAAATTTTTACTGATTTTACGGTTAAAAAACTTTTGTTTCTAATAGTATTTTGTACAATATTAGATCATTTAAAAGAGTAAACATGACTTGAAAGAAGTTAAATGACACGTTATAGATATTGAAACATTCTATTACTATGagtatatacaagtaaaattaTTCATAAGAAAATAGTATTATAATTCCTTTATGATATTGTGTAGTTTTAGAGCTTGTTTGGCTTGATGGATTGAGTGAAATAATCATGGAGGACTCATGGTAAAGATTTAATATTGTTTAATTCAATGTTTGGGTTTTCTTtttgaattatatataattaattctggtataatttaacatattatagtatattattttttgatctATTTTGCCACCATTTATAGGTGTGGCTATTGGGGCTGGATGGCAAAGCATTGTGGCATATGTTAACATTGGATGTTATTACTTGGTGGGAATTCCTATTGGAGTAGTGCTTGGTTATGTTTTACAATTACAAGTTAgggtaagtatttttttttaattcgtttcggaaataatttaatttaaatttttaatttcatCCTTAATATGAATCTTTCACAGcgatacaaatattatgaaaatgTGCTTGAATTGTTTTGTAGGGAGTTTGGATAGGAATGTTGATTGGTACACTTGTTCAAACTATTGTATTAGTTATAATCACTTCCAAAACTGATTGGGATGAACATGTATCTTTGCAACTTCATATTTAACTTGGTTTTAACTGATAATTATTACCTTTAACTTTATTAGTGTACAAATAAtactttaactatccaaaacttgaacaaatagacacattcgtcTTATATGACATCCTACATATTTTAAGTGAGCTTGGAATTTTTATATGTCAAAGTTAATTCAaccttgaaaagtaatgatttTTACTTGTAAATTAACACTGTCTTGATTATTCATCTCATCCGAGATGGAGTACATGAATTGACTTTCCTTAAAAAGGTTTGTCTAGcctttctattttattttatgtttccTTGGATGTAAGGCCATCTTTCTACTTGGAAGAAAATGTTCATAGGTTTCTGAAATATATATAGATGATAGTGTCGTCTGAACCTATGTGCAGACTGTTGGGGAGTCCGACATATATTGGTCTTTCTAtatgtttctttttttattattatttatgtatgGATTGATCTTCAAGTCTTTCGATGGTTGTACAAATATAACCTATGCTGAAAGATCAATAAATAGCGATAATAAAATTGGTTCCTTAAGATTAGTGGTGAGAAATTATTACTCCCACTTAAGATTAGTggtgagaaatatttttttggttccgtagtttctttctctttttacaAATTAATTATGTGGCTTTctttcaataaaatatataaaataaccaaaaaaaaaaatgatcccTTAAGAGGCAAATTGAAAATCTCGTTTAACATCATGAATTTTCTATTGAGAAAACCTCTTTCAAATTTAGTCAAATTATatgcattttttcttttttaggtAACATTCACTCAACAACGAGTTAAAGGATGGGCAATAGAAGATGACAACAATCCTACCTCACAAGGAGCTTAAATTGCAATTATTTGTCAAATTGGTTTTATTATCATATATCAAATATCGCGatatattcaaaatttttatagtgaaatatacaaacactacaaataTTATGACATAATATTATAGCTACATAATTTTATGGCATATTTGAGATGACTAATTTAAAAATCTTTGTTTACAAACTAGGAGCCTATTTGTCTCTATCAATGAGCAATGAGGCATTATTTGACTCGTTTAAATCTCTAGGGATGAATACTTGGTTCTTTTGTGTTTTTTTATAGGGAAATTGATATAAATAATTgttcattaaaataatagtcAAATATGTTATATACTTAGCTAGCGATTATAATTATTTCTATCCGAGTGAAGGTCAAATGTGTCAAAACCCCTTTTTTTAAATGCAAGAATACTTGTTCCAAAGAAATAATTTCAAGATTGCATATAAAAGTTCAATCAACTACAAAACTAAAATTATTTCAAGAAAAGCCAATAATATAGTCAATTTAGTTGCTGACGGTATCATATTATATTTCagtaagaaattttattttgagtctCACATATCAGCTCATACTTGTGTGAGGGTTTTTATTGATATTGGACATGTGTAAAGTTGAAAGTCTACTAATGTAACCCTTTTCaaggttatttttttcttaggTATATTCGAGGAAGAGTgttgtaaatattattatttgagaaCGAATGTCCATAATTTTTAACATTATGTTAGTAATATCCGCACCTCCATTACCTTTTCCACACCCTCATGATCTTCCTGACATTTTCAAACGTTAATGCCATGTTTAACACATTTTTACAACTATCTTCTTTGATTATGTGAAACAccatttattttgaaacaaaatgAAAAGAGTAAGAACGTCATTACTTATTATGAAATTGAAGAAgtactaaatatagaaaaaaatataattctcCCTAGgactaactaaaaaataaagactatcacataaattaatacAGAGGAAATACTGAAGAAATCTAAGGTCTTAATTTGTTATAGCTTCCATGAATTCTTGATCATTCTCCAATGCTTGCAAAGTCTCTTGCAAAAGGCAAACTTCAATATCTACACTTCCTTCTTTTTCACCAGGAAATAAAGTAATTTTCCcatcatttttatttgccattCCACTCCTCACACCAATTGGTTTTCCCCAACCAAAATCACTACCATAAATATTATACCTTGGAGAACTACTTATGAGTAATTTACTTTTCCCCCCATATAATGAGCCAACATTGAATATAACTGGATTTTCAACCCACCCTTTATACATTTTCACCACTTCTTGAGAGTTTTGTGAAACAATTATCTTGTTTATTTGCATTGCAGCCCATCCTAGTCCATTTTCTAGTAGTTCCCCTACACTTGTCTTTACTTGCTTGGTATCAATTGCATTTCCAAAATATCCTTCTGGAAGAGGAGGATTTAGTCTTGATCTTGCGCCTGTCGAACACTCGAAGAAATAATTTAGTACTTTTCCTGTCTCAAAATACGGGATACTATTTACTTTTTAATATGTCTGAAACAATGAcacacatttttatatttaaaaataattaattttaaattttatatttaaccTTAATAAGATTATGTATAAACACAGAAAtttctatcttattttcaacCAGGACAAAAAACAAATCTTAAATATCATCACATATAATAGCTAAActttaaggggtcgtttggtgtggTGGATATGACAAAATAGTCTTGGGATAAATTTTTAGCAATTCTCAATGGTTTGTTTGGTTACAAAGTGTCAATAACTTATTCCGAGATTAATAATTATGATAAGgataaattattcttttctttGAGTGGTATAGTAATCTCGAGATAACTTATCCCGGGATAAAGTAggtaaatgataaaaatatttctttaaaccctttttatacattacttttcacattcataaaggatatttttgtaaacaaataatttattcttaaaatttatataatgtatattattttgattgtaacaaaccaaacactcaataaaaaataatcccaTCACAACTTATCACATTATAACTGATCACATCATAACTAATTCCGTCATAACTTGTATTGTTAACCATGATATCAGCCTTTCCTCCATCAGGAACGTAAAAAAGAAGAACGAAACAAAGCGAGAGGCCAAACCAAACGAGATCAGGACTGACAAAATCCTTGATTCAAATCTCACATGCATGTGCTTGGCCAAAGAAAAAGAGTCAGACCTTCATGCACAAACTAGACTATACTGATGGGACTTATGGAAgacataataaaattatttaaaatatatatatattttaataatttaaactaaTGATAACATAATTTACTcgtaaaaaataattaacacgTGTGCTCACCCAAAGAAAGAATCAGACCTAAAAGTGAGGAACACGTTAAATAAGGGAAAAGGTCTAATTATGCCACTAAACTTTAATAAATGATTTCCCAAGTATGTTTTAGCAACGGATAGATAGATAGATCATGATAGTTCAAATCGTACAAAGAAATAATTGATAATTAAACATAAAAAGTAATCGTTCAAGTgcattatgatttcaaataaaaGGTGTACTCACCTATAGGAATGGTAATGGCAACTTCTTTCCCAACATGAAGCTTGCGACAACGAGTAACACATCGCCATATATGAGCCAAGTAAGCTTGGAGAGAAGAAATCGAGTTAATACCCATTTCATTATTGGCCTTACCCTTGAGTCTACCTATACTTTCTTTACTAAGATGAAACATCCTCTCCACCAATGTTGGAACTTGGAATTTTTCGAACAATTTCTCATCTTCTAGATTTAGGGGAAGACGAATTGGAGGATTCATTTTTTCGGGAAAATAACGTtctaaaattggaattttggaAATGATAGTATGCCCGCGAGATATTTCAGACCAAGAATTGAAGAAATGCCATAAACATGTCCCATCTCCTAAGCTATGATTCATACTACATCCAATAAAATAACCATCAACAAGCTCGGTTATTTGAACCCCAAATAAAGGCGTAGTAACACATTCGAAATTTCGAATATTGTTAAGTGGAAAAAGATGGTAAACAATGGTTGGTATATGTGTAGAATTAAGAATCGTAGAGATAGTTAATTTTGGAGTGCTGGCGTGGGTGAATTCCACGCCAGCATGATTACAGTTTATAAAGAAAGAAACTGTATCGTCGTCCGAATTTTTAACGGTCGAAAGACGGCCAGTTAAGGGAGGAAAGAAATGTAAGGTGTGACAAAGGGATTTTTTTAAGTTGTCAATGAATGATGATTTGGGAATGTtattttcatcttcttttgGTTTATGGAAAAGGAGACCCTTTTGGATTGTGTCAAGAAGGAGGAATTGTAAATCCCATGGTGTCATTTCAATTTCAGAAACCTTAGGGGTGTTTTTGTATGAAAATGATTCATTTGATGTTGCTCCAACTAAACATGTGGAAATGATTTGAATTCCTTCCATTTCTAAGGAAAGCTATGAGGAAGAAGGAGATGGCAAGTAGTGGAGTTGAAGATAATAAAGAGGATTCAATTGAAGTCTTTTAAGCCAATGATTTAGGGTTAGTAAGGGCATGGTACAACATCGaaaattttgattctttttgagttttatgtgagtattatatcattatcataCTAAACTAATTTTGTTTGGTATTATTAAATTTTGTTTCGACATTTTGTGGTACGGTAAAACAGTAATCATACTATGTTCAATATAGAGATATATaactttgatttttcaaaaaacgTCTCAATTATATCAAataccaaaaaattaaaaaatgcatatcaaatatcattttatcaAAAGAATTTATATGATAGTTCGATCTATCGAAGCTTAATTTTGGGAAGGATTTACAAGAGaggtttgattttttaaatCCTCCTATTAAAATTTTAGGCTTCGCATTGATTAATAGGGTAGAGAATGTTTATTATATGAGTGCAATTTAATTTGTTATGACATGTTCTAGTGTTCTACTCCTTTCGTTTCATTTATATGATTATATTGAtcgaaaataaaatttcaaaagaagTGGAGATTTTAAGAACATGTgtgatgtttaaatattttatgatatttatttgtctataaaaatatttcattgagGATTGACAAATACGGAAGTCAAATGTTATTGGATGATAATAGTTTGgtttatttatgtcattttttatatgaaaaaagGTTTATTCATACCATTATTTGTtaaataaaatgacataaatgagccaaacttttaacggatgacatagatgagccttttcttAAAGTTCGATGTCATATTTGgacttttttccttttaaaaatgatttaattAATAACGTGACCTAATCATAATCGATCACTTATAAAAAAATGGTTTTACAAAATCGGAATTATTTTCAGTTAACTAATAATGGTATAGATGAACCTTTTTTCAAAATTCGATGGCATATTGAGccctttttctaatttttttctcaGATTATTTGATTATAGGTaaataagtttaaaaaataaaaataaaaataaagattatGTGTAAACAGGCCATCCTACAACGTAATTTACAACTAGAAAAAAGtcgaattatttttttccacttcaaaTACCTTTTTTCAGATTTCATTCAATTCATGTCCTCACCTATTTAGCCTATACTTTGTtcaaccaaaaatacaaaaacataaattatatcttgaaatattttcatgaaagaTACTTTTTATACATCGCGGATATCCAAAAAGAAGTAAGTTGGTCTGTTGGTATAACAAAATTGTAACGatccattaggtcattttgagtactagagttttttattcataaaaaactcatcctgtaaatttttaatgggtattttagactattcgataactatggttatttaattgaggggtgaatttagataacttatttaattaatgagctgaattaataatatatttaacacTCTGTAGcacttatttcatatttattaaatagtTAGTAGGGCTATCACTTTTAGTACTCAATTAAGTTGggaaaaaaatagaagagaGAGTTGCCCGATATTGACGCCGACGCCTATAGTGGTTAAGTAATCTATCCAGTACGGTCAATTCAATTCTTCTTTCAATTAACTagtaaaaataatggactttaGGGTTGTATgtgttagaaaaaataatttaatgctAATATGGGTAATGATGAGTGATCATTGGAAGTTACATATTAGGGCCTAGGGGTATTGGGAATgtgaaacatatatatagtcagTGCATTTATTGTGTTCCAGTgtacctattttggtattattagaatgttattattatattatttttattcggTTTAGATGTTAATTTAggtaatgttgttgttgattcaaaATTGTTCTTATGATCATAATATTgtaattcaagttttgacatattgagatatgtaattaaatattaggtatagtGTTTATATGAAATCCATCAAAAGTTATTTTATTTGGaagaattaagacttaaccctagacTTAAGTTTTAGAGAATTGATAATAGAATTtggtgagttgttgggtctaggttaaacatatatatagtatggaGGTCTACAAACtcgtttacttataaatatggtATACGTGATAGATTGGAAATATtttgaggcatcgaagaaaggaaaatcaccggtgaattagcttgcttgactttggtTCTTCGGTAGAGGTAGATTAtggtttttattttatatcatagatagactcttaatagtgattgatattcattgaggaatgtgtgaaatttactaggcatttaattgttgtggtttgaatggttgatatgttgttgtcaTTGGTCAGAAATTTCGAGACcctgaaatccataatcttaaacttgttctatcaaaaatggtgtcttgaattaagaaagcttgatgaaatattgttaatgaagtggaatgtaatcatgaagacatgataaattaattatatttggatcgagtgtcacgttccgacacggtatatttggatcggatgtcatattccgatacgatatatttggaacgggtgtcacgttctgacacggtatatttggatcgggtgtcacgttccggcacggtaatattaaaaaaaaaaaaaatgacttaatactacccaatctccaataactcatcttccaaaagagtgtgatgtggaggcttgagtcctcatgtgtgatcttaatattgttgactggttatgtaattgtttattggttgtcacatgttaagtgttattgttgatttcccgctattaccttatgtatattgatttttattttgagtcggccgatgatatctACTCAGTGCATGTtgtcttgtactgacccctacttgtatttttctttgttttattttgtggagtgcagcgagtgttccaccgacttcgactcgacctcagctctaatCAGTCTGAAGATCATCgaatttcagggtgagctatccttctagctcgtgatagATTTTTTCGGTTATGAcatggtgtctttagttttttgacacattttgttatttgtttattttggtGTTGATACTTTCagatttagttttagaatttgatgtccttcatgtgatgactttcagattttggggaacgttatgtagtaaactcttatggtttgTTAACTCttactttataagtttgagcttCCGTATTGttgttatactttataagttggggttcacatcgttggttcttccacctaggaggttaagggtgggtACCACTCATGGCCTATTTTGAGTCgtgacaaaaataaaagaaatacaaTCTCTTAAAGATACTTTTTATTCATCACATGGGATATCCAAAAAGCAGTAAGTTggtataacaaaagaaaatactgtatcttattttaatttatatgaaacatttttctttttagcaTGTTCTAATTTATATAATGTGCTTTTTTTAGTCTATTCTAATAACACagcttttaatatttaatttcttaATTTATGTATCTAATCAAATTATATCACAGAAAACGAAGGAAGTATTAATTAAGAGagataacaaaaattaaaaagacaTTACACGTTGAAAATGGACAGAAAGCCATCTGTGTAGTTGTATCAAAACATGGTCGTTATGACACAAGTTTAAGGGATAACATGGTCCAACGATAATAATATACTCCATGAAATTTTATAAAGTGAGATTTGGAGGAGGGAAGGGAGACGGTAGAGTATACACAGATTTTATCGCTACCTCGTGAAGGTAAAAGAGTTGTTTTCGAACGACTCTCGATTTAAGTGtatcaaactcaagtaaaagaagaaaaaaacaatggAGAAAACATAACCGTTAAAAAAAAAGCAGTGTAAAGTATACAAGAgagaaacaataacaacaaaataatttaataattgaaatacaataaataacatatgacAAGAACTATACGGACACGACTAGTCCTATGACAGTCACTAAACTTTCACAAGACAAGCCAACAATCTACTCTCACTAGCTTTCTACTCTAATAAACgacttttattcttttttatctAAAGTCATGTCTTCGATATTATGAAATAGcgtcatgtcttgtctaattaTCTTTTCTAAATACTTTTTTGTTCTATCCCTACCCCTTCGTATACCCTCTACATctaacctctcgcacctcctcaTTAGAACGTCGGCGCACCTCCTCTGCACAAATTAAACCATCTTACTTTTACTTTCCTTATTTTATCCGCCACGAAAGGCACTCCcatcttttaaattaattagattttaatttttacattTTAGCATTGAACTTTTGCGTAAAAATATCTAGTACGGcataatatttttagaaattacAGTTAGGTGAAGGGGTGATGGTTGGTGCAATAGATAAGAatgttaacaaaaaaaaaaggaaaactaacataaatatacaatattaagaaaatatttaccatttatagcaataaaaaaaatttcattgaatacttataatatatttataatacagttttaatacatattgcagataactatttataaaacatatataatacaagttttatagatggataatatatttatcacatactttaatagacttataataaattatgttagtttcttactacacaaacataatatatatttaaaacacttataatacatttatattgtatgcataattcacttttaatacaagtatagacttatcatagtattgctatatattactataaatgataataaataaaaaaatatcactaaaattaataattaatttttaaaaaatactccaTCAAAAGAATGTCCATATCAACAGGCCCATCTTGGTCAGTCTTGCTGGTAATTTGTTATCGTTccttatatatacaataataatatatttagtatAGGTTTGAGGAGTCAAAAGGAATAGGTATATGtagattttaattttatctttttaagatagatattatttttgatagatttttaattttttaaaatatgatttataaaaatacaaaaataaaagtcTAGGATGAAAATATAATAGACattttgaccatgaaaattaatttcattttatttcgAATTTTTAAAGCTAAAGTTGAAGGGTGAAGCAATCTCACCACAGGTTAAGGGTGAAGCAGTGCACCACAATCTATGTTGGTATACCATATACAAGCTActacataatattataaatattttttcattttacttgaaatttttaaaattgaaattttatttggttATAGTTATAAATAATACTTGATTGTTTGAATATATATACTTCAtcttaaaaaaacataaaatataattttaatacggtcattttattaaaaaaataacccAATGTAgaatttgtaaaagaaaaatattgtgaaattgaaaaaaaatatatattttgagtGTTTTCttgtatttaaaaatttcacGGTCAAattttaagatatttaaataaagagaagaaaatcAGGGGGAAAAAAAGACAGAATCTGTAATACTGTTTGATATTTATTGTCAGGGGACTACATGAACATATGTCAGTGTCACATGCTTTTGCTTTTTTACTAGCACCAcatatttttacaaaaataaaataaaacgtgtttgaattgacttattttgaatattttaatttttttaagtttttattttatttttttgtgatatttaaaaaaaataaaaaatgtttttaagtATTTATGATTAGGTcaaaaagtacaaaaataagctaaaaattaaatataactaGCTTATGATTTAACctataaattaatttagaaaagtcaattcaaacacTTTCATTAGTAGATAAATATCATTATTAGCATAATcatatttactcaaaatatatttgccagtgttatcttctcgaaaaatgTGTTGCACAGGCAACCCCCAAGATCATCCTGTAGAATATCTCTCCACTTTTAAACATATATTTCGAgtttaaattctaaaaatgaaGTCACACTTAAATCACAAAATAAGATTATTCGATGTGAATTCAAcgaatctcaaaataaatatcgAAATTCAGATCATAAGAAACTAAACAAAATATACTCAATAATATAAATATCCAAGTTATTGACCTTTGAGATTTGGAATAGATATTATATAGATTTAGAAATGACAATTAGGGCGGGGTGGGGTGCATCCTTAATAGGGAGGGGTATAGGAAGATTTAAATAGGGCGGGTTAAGGCAGGACAGGTTAGGAAAAAAATAGTTATTGACATAAAGTGGTTATTGTGTCTTGGGTAGTGAATTTTCTTCCTCTTTACAAGCAAAATATATTTTccataaaaattgaacattaatgtcatttttatgtAGTCTAATATAGCTTGCAATCATATTATTAATGCCAGTAGGGGAATGCCAATACATAGACCTGCATTGGATTGCTATAGATTTTTGTCTAATGAAGTTGATTGTAGCCACTttaacttgaattttttttttttttttaacaggaagggaccctacacgaggcttccacctctcgtgcacagtcaggggttgagcagcacccccaagccttatcatacataaaatataaagatacaaggagggggacataaccttacctccgaacttaaggtggttcataagtgtgcaaacctactaaggtcggctaactcatccccgatactagAAAGTGCTTCCTAAATACTAgaaaagcagtaaacctatgagaggactcctctcgatacaatgcgACTAGGAAAAatcataaatgagggagactctccccttccatgtgaatacaagaaagatacctacactagtcctattcaaataagcTACATTTTATACATAGCTAAATGAAGAAGATCAAGTATACGAAGCTACATCTTTGTTCTTCCCAATTTTGTCATACCGATTTTGTCCAAGTTAGGAACATTAGAGATAAGAAAtgttcaaggaggttgtttgatcatttttaatcttcttctcctgaagcttgccattcctatcttgtctagctttatgtagcccttggtttcttgtggaagttgttgaaggttgtagaagtgttgtgtattatCAAGTGTATGGCTGTACTTAGATAATGTATCAGCTGGAAAATTTGTTTCTCGAAAAacatgtttgcattggaagaATTCTAGCAATTGGACCAgttgttggagttcattaacgTAGTTTTGAATGCTCCAGGGTGGTTTGATGTCCAGATTCAGCCACTTGATCACAAGTTCAGAATCTACTTCCAATATTACTCTATTATaaccatgttgaatgcaccaattaATGCCAAAACTGGTTGCCTGCACTTCCGCTTGATTATTGGTTCCAACTCCCAAAGGAGAGGCAAAAGCATTTATCAGATTACCCTTATGATCCCTTACTATGCCTCCTGCTCCTATTTTTCCTGGGTTGCCTATGCCACTCCCATCTGTGTTAAGTTTAACTATGTTAGGGGGGGTTTGAGCCATTTAACCTGGATTACTTTTATGTCATGCTTACAATTTTCTATCCAAATAATTAGATCCTTCCAAGCTGGTGGCCATGGGATATATGGAAAAGCTGTAGTAATAAGCATGTATATTTCCTTGATTATATTGAACTTCactctagtagtactagatttctttcctccagaTTTACTTGCACACCTGTTCTTTCAGACattccaacaaataaatatagggaGGGCTTGCAACATGAGTTTATGTACAACACTGTTTGGTTTGTAGGTCCACCATCTTATCAAGATGCCTCTAATGGAGTTGTGGTCCTGCATGATTCCCCCCCAGTTGGAGAAATATGTCCAGATGTGTTTAGCAAAGCTTCGAGAGACAAAAATGTGATCTATGTT
The genomic region above belongs to Solanum dulcamara chromosome 5, daSolDulc1.2, whole genome shotgun sequence and contains:
- the LOC129890352 gene encoding uncharacterized acetyltransferase At3g50280-like, which translates into the protein MEGIQIISTCLVGATSNESFSYKNTPKVSEIEMTPWDLQFLLLDTIQKGLLFHKPKEDENNIPKSSFIDNLKKSLCHTLHFFPPLTGRLSTVKNSDDDTVSFFINCNHAGVEFTHASTPKLTISTILNSTHIPTIVYHLFPLNNIRNFECVTTPLFGVQITELVDGYFIGCSMNHSLGDGTCLWHFFNSWSEISRGHTIISKIPILERYFPEKMNPPIRLPLNLEDEKLFEKFQVPTLVERMFHLSKESIGRLKGKANNEMGINSISSLQAYLAHIWRCVTRCRKLHVGKEVAITIPIGARSRLNPPLPEGYFGNAIDTKQVKTSVGELLENGLGWAAMQINKIIVSQNSQEVVKMYKGWVENPVIFNVGSLYGGKSKLLISSSPRYNIYGSDFGWGKPIGVRSGMANKNDGKITLFPGEKEGSVDIEVCLLQETLQALENDQEFMEAITN